A stretch of the Nitrospiria bacterium genome encodes the following:
- the sucC gene encoding ADP-forming succinate--CoA ligase subunit beta — protein sequence MNIHEFQAKELFSRFEVPVPKGRAVSTPQEAEAWAKELGASPYVVKAQIHAGGRGKAGGVKLTKERGQVKTIAEGLLGKPLVTHQTGPEGKRVKRVLVEEGVAIKKEFYLSLLVDRETGFPVIVSSSEGGVEIEEVAAQKPEKILKEFIDPAVGFQPFQGRNVAFRLGLPKEAIGPFVKLLGQLYRLFTEKGASLVEINPLVLTNENKVIALDGKISFDDNALFQHEDIRAYRDFDEEDPLEIRASEFGLNYVKLDGNIGCMVNGAGLAMATMDVIKLAGAEPANFLDVGGGASKETVKHAFQILLSDPNVKGVFVNIFGGIVRCERIAGGIIDAAKEVEVKVPLVVRLEGTNAKEGKALLAQSGLNLVVADDLWEGAKKIVKLLSS from the coding sequence ATGAATATTCACGAATTTCAAGCAAAAGAACTTTTCTCACGCTTTGAGGTTCCTGTTCCAAAGGGCCGGGCGGTTTCCACCCCTCAGGAAGCAGAAGCTTGGGCGAAGGAATTGGGTGCATCGCCCTACGTGGTGAAAGCCCAAATTCACGCAGGGGGGCGTGGAAAAGCAGGGGGTGTGAAACTGACCAAAGAGAGGGGCCAGGTCAAAACCATTGCGGAAGGCCTTCTTGGAAAACCCCTGGTGACCCATCAAACAGGACCGGAAGGAAAACGGGTCAAACGGGTTTTGGTTGAGGAAGGCGTTGCCATCAAAAAAGAGTTTTACCTGAGCCTTTTGGTGGATCGGGAAACCGGGTTTCCGGTCATTGTTTCCAGCAGCGAAGGGGGAGTGGAAATTGAAGAAGTTGCAGCCCAGAAGCCCGAAAAAATTTTAAAGGAGTTTATCGATCCCGCGGTTGGGTTTCAGCCTTTTCAGGGACGAAACGTCGCTTTTCGTTTGGGTCTTCCAAAAGAGGCCATCGGCCCTTTTGTGAAGCTGTTGGGTCAGCTCTATCGGTTGTTTACAGAAAAAGGAGCTTCCTTGGTGGAAATTAATCCCCTGGTTTTGACCAATGAGAACAAGGTCATTGCGTTGGATGGAAAAATTTCCTTTGATGACAACGCTCTTTTCCAGCATGAGGATATTCGCGCTTACAGGGACTTCGATGAGGAGGATCCCTTGGAAATTCGCGCCTCGGAATTTGGACTCAATTATGTAAAGCTAGACGGGAATATCGGGTGTATGGTCAATGGCGCGGGATTAGCCATGGCCACCATGGATGTGATTAAGCTGGCGGGGGCGGAGCCGGCAAATTTTTTGGATGTTGGAGGCGGGGCTTCTAAGGAGACGGTGAAGCATGCATTTCAAATTCTACTTTCCGATCCCAATGTGAAAGGGGTTTTTGTTAATATTTTCGGGGGAATTGTCCGTTGTGAAAGAATTGCCGGTGGAATTATCGATGCGGCCAAGGAAGTTGAAGTGAAAGTTCCCCTGGTTGTTCGGTTGGAAGGAACCAATGCAAAAGAAGGAAAAGCTCTATTGGCCCAGTCGGGTTTAAATCTAGTGGTTGCTGATGATCTTTGGGAAGGGGCTAAGAAAATTGTAAAACTGCTCTCATCCTAA
- a CDS encoding peroxiredoxin — MSEIQVGQTAPDFTLKDQDQKEVKLSDLKGKKNVVLAFYPLDWSPVCTNENKCLTDDLPQFGSANTEVLGISIDSVYSHKAWADSLGIKHRLLSDMGGTVAKKYGMYMEDKYITKRATVVIDKAGTVQFVKIQEITTARDDKEILEALKKLN, encoded by the coding sequence ATGAGTGAAATTCAAGTTGGGCAAACCGCCCCAGATTTTACATTGAAGGATCAGGACCAGAAAGAAGTCAAACTAAGTGATTTAAAGGGAAAAAAGAATGTGGTTCTGGCCTTTTATCCCCTGGATTGGTCGCCTGTTTGTACCAATGAAAACAAATGCTTAACCGATGACCTTCCCCAATTTGGATCTGCAAATACCGAGGTCCTTGGGATCAGTATTGATAGTGTTTATTCGCATAAGGCATGGGCGGATTCCCTTGGCATTAAACATAGACTCTTGAGTGATATGGGAGGAACGGTTGCCAAGAAGTATGGTATGTACATGGAGGACAAATATATTACAAAACGGGCCACGGTGGTGATTGATAAGGCCGGGACAGTTCAATTTGTTAAGATCCAGGAAATTACAACTGCCCGGGATGATAAGGAGATATTAGAGGCCCTTAAGAAACTCAACTAG
- a CDS encoding thioredoxin family protein, whose product MSETELLPRVTDENYKDFIQSPGALILFKIASCQQCEEFEPIVEKTAKEFGEKIRFGKSLLHVPGACREIKREHFFESFPTTHFYKNGSLVYSFEGKITQEEFKEQLSKHLL is encoded by the coding sequence ATGTCAGAGACAGAACTTCTTCCCCGTGTCACCGATGAGAATTATAAGGATTTTATCCAATCCCCGGGGGCTTTAATTCTTTTCAAAATTGCCTCCTGTCAACAATGTGAAGAATTTGAGCCCATTGTTGAAAAAACCGCAAAAGAGTTCGGGGAGAAAATCCGTTTTGGGAAATCCCTCCTTCATGTTCCGGGGGCCTGCCGGGAAATTAAAAGGGAACACTTCTTTGAGTCTTTTCCAACCACGCATTTTTATAAAAATGGTTCTTTGGTTTATTCTTTTGAGGGGAAAATCACTCAGGAGGAATTTAAGGAACAATTATCAAAGCACTTGCTTTGA
- the sucD gene encoding succinate--CoA ligase subunit alpha — MSILVNKATKVIVQGITGKEGSFHTNACAAYGTQIVGGVTPGKGGVEFEGIPVFNTVKEAAEVVRPDVSLIFVPPAFAADAILEAISSQIPLVVCITEGIPVMDMVRVKRKMFGSSTRLIGPNCPGIITPEECKIGIMPGFIHKRGTVGVISRSGTLTYEAVWQLTQLGLGQSTCIGIGGDPVQGTNFVDLLEMFEADPDTRGIVMIGEIGGDAEETAAEYISKCVKKPIIGFIAGMTAPPGRRMGHAGAIITGGKGTAAGKVEALESAGVTMVKNPAVIGEAMKKVFDKKG, encoded by the coding sequence ATGAGTATTTTGGTCAATAAAGCAACAAAAGTCATTGTTCAGGGAATTACCGGAAAGGAAGGCTCTTTTCACACCAATGCCTGTGCTGCTTACGGAACCCAAATTGTGGGAGGGGTGACTCCTGGAAAAGGAGGAGTCGAATTTGAAGGTATACCGGTATTTAACACCGTGAAAGAAGCCGCTGAAGTGGTCCGTCCCGATGTATCTTTAATTTTTGTTCCCCCCGCATTTGCGGCAGATGCGATTCTCGAGGCGATCTCTTCCCAAATTCCCCTGGTGGTTTGCATTACCGAAGGAATTCCCGTTATGGATATGGTTCGCGTGAAACGAAAAATGTTTGGGAGTTCCACCCGTTTGATTGGACCGAACTGCCCGGGGATTATTACCCCAGAGGAGTGTAAAATCGGAATTATGCCGGGTTTTATTCATAAACGGGGAACTGTGGGTGTTATTTCTAGAAGCGGAACCTTAACCTACGAAGCGGTATGGCAGCTCACCCAGTTGGGGTTAGGTCAATCCACCTGTATTGGAATTGGTGGGGACCCGGTTCAGGGGACCAATTTCGTCGATCTTCTGGAGATGTTTGAGGCGGATCCCGATACCCGGGGTATTGTGATGATTGGAGAAATTGGTGGAGATGCGGAAGAAACCGCTGCCGAATATATTTCAAAATGTGTCAAGAAACCTATTATTGGATTTATTGCTGGGATGACCGCCCCCCCGGGACGGAGAATGGGACATGCCGGTGCAATTATTACCGGGGGAAAAGGAACGGCGGCCGGGAAAGTGGAAGCATTAGAGAGTGCTGGGGTAACCATGGTGAAAAACCCTGCAGTAATCGGAGAGGCCATGAAAAAGGTCTTTGATAAAAAAGGCTGA
- a CDS encoding citrate/2-methylcitrate synthase, whose protein sequence is MSIVATKGTRVVIQGGPAGVNAARRMAEFCHLIKSPLNVKAFVFPPDAGNTAEVPYGSELISIPIFKTVGEAMAHFPEINTSLIYVGPDRAYKAAMEALKENGIKLVSMITEGVPEKDAKMLGREARRLGKIFNGPSAIGIMSAGECRLGVAGGAFDNLVLSKLYRPGSFGVLTKSGGLSNEIIWIASQFADGVTTVIGIGGDAYPGSDYVTYLEMFEKDSQTKAVIIVGEMGGDLEEKAAQWYKAKKRRIRLIGVISGFCQEVLPKGMKFGHAGAKEGVQGEGSARSKADALKDAGALVPATFGALGPAIKEVYKELIETGEVKSEVEIDISKLPKLPMTVDEAVKSGEVFVQPLIKSTISDDRGDEPLYQGYPASELINKGYHIPHVIGLLWNKKLVSTHEAEIIKRIIMLSADHGPCVSGALTTVIAACAGIQMAQAVAAGLIMIGPRFGGAVTDAGKWFTYAVKNQLTPEDFLTYMKANVGPVPGIGHRVKSVRNPDKRVKELVSYVKSLGIPAPHLDFALQLEKITTAKKDTLILNVDGTIAAILIDLGFPIESLNGFFILARTIGMIGHWIDQKQQGSRLIRLFNYLVNYASPKKREVPPLH, encoded by the coding sequence ATGAGTATCGTTGCTACGAAAGGCACGCGTGTGGTCATCCAGGGTGGGCCTGCAGGGGTCAATGCTGCACGAAGGATGGCGGAATTTTGTCATTTAATTAAGAGTCCTTTAAATGTAAAAGCGTTTGTATTTCCTCCCGATGCAGGAAATACTGCTGAAGTTCCTTACGGGAGTGAACTAATATCTATTCCAATTTTTAAAACCGTGGGTGAGGCCATGGCCCATTTTCCGGAAATTAACACCAGTCTGATTTATGTCGGTCCTGACCGGGCCTATAAAGCGGCCATGGAGGCTCTCAAAGAAAATGGCATTAAGCTGGTCTCTATGATTACGGAGGGTGTTCCTGAAAAAGACGCCAAAATGTTGGGCCGGGAGGCGAGGCGTCTTGGAAAGATTTTTAACGGACCCTCTGCCATTGGCATTATGTCCGCAGGAGAGTGCCGTTTAGGCGTAGCCGGGGGAGCCTTTGACAATTTGGTTCTGTCTAAATTGTACAGACCCGGTTCATTTGGTGTTTTGACCAAATCAGGAGGGCTCTCCAATGAGATCATTTGGATAGCCAGTCAATTTGCGGACGGGGTAACCACCGTGATTGGGATCGGCGGGGATGCCTATCCTGGGTCTGATTATGTGACCTACCTTGAAATGTTTGAGAAGGATTCCCAAACCAAGGCCGTTATTATCGTCGGCGAAATGGGGGGAGACTTAGAAGAAAAAGCCGCGCAGTGGTATAAAGCAAAAAAGCGCCGAATCCGATTAATCGGGGTCATTTCCGGGTTTTGCCAGGAGGTTTTACCCAAGGGAATGAAGTTCGGCCATGCCGGTGCGAAAGAGGGTGTTCAAGGTGAAGGGTCTGCACGAAGCAAAGCCGATGCCCTGAAAGATGCGGGTGCCCTTGTTCCCGCGACTTTTGGCGCACTGGGACCGGCCATTAAAGAGGTCTATAAAGAACTGATTGAAACCGGTGAGGTCAAATCTGAAGTGGAAATCGACATTTCCAAATTGCCGAAGCTTCCTATGACCGTGGACGAAGCCGTAAAGAGCGGGGAGGTATTTGTCCAACCGCTCATTAAATCCACCATCAGCGATGATCGTGGGGATGAGCCCCTTTATCAGGGTTATCCTGCCTCGGAGCTGATCAATAAGGGTTACCATATTCCTCACGTGATCGGGTTATTATGGAACAAGAAATTGGTTTCAACCCACGAGGCTGAAATCATCAAGCGGATTATTATGCTGTCCGCAGACCATGGGCCTTGTGTCAGCGGTGCCCTCACCACGGTTATTGCCGCATGTGCGGGAATCCAGATGGCCCAAGCGGTGGCTGCGGGCTTGATTATGATTGGTCCCCGTTTTGGTGGGGCAGTGACCGATGCAGGAAAATGGTTTACTTATGCGGTAAAGAATCAATTAACCCCTGAGGATTTCCTAACTTATATGAAGGCCAATGTGGGTCCTGTTCCGGGAATTGGCCATCGGGTCAAAAGCGTTCGAAACCCGGATAAGCGGGTTAAGGAGCTGGTGAGTTATGTGAAGAGCTTGGGAATTCCTGCCCCTCATTTGGATTTTGCCCTTCAATTGGAAAAAATAACAACGGCCAAGAAAGACACCTTAATCCTAAATGTGGATGGAACCATTGCGGCGATCCTGATTGATCTTGGTTTTCCCATTGAAAGCTTGAATGGCTTTTTTATTTTAGCTCGGACCATTGGTATGATCGGGCATTGGATTGATCAGAAACAGCAAGGGAGCCGTCTGATCAGACTATTTAATTATTTGGTCAACTATGCCAGCCCTAAAAAAAGAGAGGTTCCCCCGCTTCATTAG
- a CDS encoding 2Fe-2S iron-sulfur cluster-binding protein — protein sequence MEEEKKNKTVSVEIQGKTYQVPEGISILQAYWASGQEPIHGVGCLGGVCGACTVTLRLGNPSQMKTGLACQIPVEEGMSFSLFPIDIQRKGKYGFSELENPRNELLRIYPETKRCVSCRACTNACPQDINVMDGVLNAIRGNLEPVSESFYNCVMCGLCAMVCDVGIKPHWVGLYSRRVVGQENRGRDLELQKRIQEIEGRFFDPEWQRVQSFNESDFMEWASRGETLR from the coding sequence ATGGAGGAAGAAAAGAAAAACAAAACCGTTTCTGTTGAAATTCAAGGAAAGACCTATCAAGTCCCCGAGGGAATATCGATTCTCCAAGCCTATTGGGCCAGTGGGCAAGAGCCCATCCACGGGGTTGGCTGTTTAGGGGGTGTGTGCGGGGCTTGTACGGTAACCCTCCGTTTAGGAAATCCTTCTCAAATGAAAACCGGGTTAGCTTGCCAGATTCCGGTTGAGGAGGGAATGTCTTTCAGCCTTTTCCCGATCGACATCCAACGAAAAGGAAAATACGGGTTTTCTGAATTGGAAAATCCTCGGAATGAGCTCCTTCGGATTTACCCTGAGACCAAAAGATGTGTCAGTTGCCGGGCGTGTACCAATGCCTGTCCCCAAGACATTAATGTGATGGATGGCGTTTTAAATGCCATCCGGGGGAACTTAGAACCGGTTTCAGAGAGTTTTTATAATTGTGTCATGTGCGGGCTTTGTGCCATGGTGTGTGATGTTGGGATAAAACCCCATTGGGTGGGGCTTTATTCAAGACGGGTGGTGGGCCAGGAAAATAGAGGAAGGGACCTTGAACTGCAGAAGCGAATTCAAGAGATTGAAGGAAGATTCTTTGATCCGGAATGGCAGAGGGTTCAATCTTTCAATGAGAGTGATTTTATGGAGTGGGCTTCCCGCGGGGAGACTTTAAGGTAA
- a CDS encoding 4Fe-4S dicluster domain-containing protein codes for MAKTSQKEETKTVQVEIMGKPYHVPEGISVVQAYWYTGHELIRGIGCLGGVCGACSTVYRTPGSYELKTGLGCQMLIEEGMSFSIMPNTPVHRAAYKLEEINDPKQDLFKFFPESSMCRNCNACTEACPQGINVREGLWKTVFGDFEGASNEFMSCVMCGLCVPVCIADIASNQVGLYARRTHGVFFAKRPEGLEQRIQEISKGKYNTEWKKVLEMSEEEIKSYSHATR; via the coding sequence ATGGCAAAAACAAGTCAAAAAGAAGAAACGAAAACGGTTCAGGTTGAAATCATGGGTAAACCTTACCATGTTCCGGAAGGAATTTCTGTGGTGCAGGCTTATTGGTATACCGGCCATGAACTCATCCGGGGAATCGGGTGCTTGGGAGGCGTCTGCGGTGCCTGCTCCACCGTATACCGAACACCGGGAAGTTACGAGCTGAAAACGGGTTTGGGATGCCAGATGTTGATCGAAGAGGGGATGTCCTTTTCCATAATGCCCAATACCCCCGTTCATCGGGCCGCTTACAAATTAGAGGAAATCAACGATCCCAAACAGGACCTGTTTAAATTTTTTCCGGAATCCTCCATGTGCCGGAATTGCAATGCGTGTACCGAAGCCTGCCCTCAAGGGATCAATGTGAGAGAGGGCCTTTGGAAAACGGTATTTGGTGATTTTGAAGGCGCATCCAATGAATTTATGAGTTGTGTGATGTGCGGTTTATGTGTTCCGGTGTGTATTGCGGACATTGCCTCCAACCAGGTGGGGCTTTATGCGCGACGGACCCATGGCGTTTTCTTTGCCAAACGCCCTGAGGGATTGGAACAGAGGATTCAGGAAATTTCTAAGGGGAAATACAATACGGAATGGAAAAAGGTCCTTGAAATGAGCGAAGAAGAAATAAAGTCTTATAGCCATGCGACCCGTTAA
- a CDS encoding FAD-binding protein → MMSLEESKQKTNKNREKRIQQSFPVMSPADKNEVIHRYHPDYKKEAYRPIRIGPNQGDPSVHELVDILEGESPVPEEFNELVPDHTTDVLIIGGGGAGAAAALTARANGAKVLLATKLRLGDANTVMAEGGMQVAVGSDDSPVRHYLDAMVGGHLKNNPVLLKTLVEEGPSATQWLLDLGVQFDREEGEGSLRLKGGGGTSKPRLLTCKDYTGLELMRVLKDCVINEDIQVVEFSPAVELLSGTDGRCTGALLKNLDNNQWIVVQAKTVIMATGGIGRLHIQGFPTSNHFGATADGLALTYRIGARLTLADTFQYHPTGAIYPDQMAGTLVTEGIRSAGAQLLNVRGERFVNELETRDAVAACIIRECEEGRGVETPAGRKGVWLDMPLVDSINGKDTLETRFPNMIKQFSKYAIDIRKEPVLIYPTLHYQNGGVQIDVNCHSGVQNLFVAGEASGGVHGRNRLMGNSLLDIIVYGRRAGKAAAEQAGQMKHGEMTLGHLKKFRETAKKAGIEAKVTSPKLFPDYVRRNKEKPSS, encoded by the coding sequence ATGATGAGTTTAGAAGAATCAAAGCAAAAGACTAATAAAAACAGAGAAAAACGGATCCAACAATCTTTTCCGGTGATGTCTCCCGCTGATAAAAATGAAGTGATACACCGGTACCACCCTGATTACAAGAAGGAGGCCTACCGGCCCATTCGAATCGGTCCCAATCAGGGAGACCCGTCTGTCCATGAATTAGTCGATATTCTGGAGGGGGAGAGTCCTGTTCCAGAAGAATTCAACGAACTGGTTCCTGATCACACCACCGATGTATTAATTATTGGAGGGGGTGGTGCGGGTGCAGCGGCTGCTTTAACAGCCCGGGCAAATGGGGCAAAGGTCCTATTGGCCACCAAACTGCGATTGGGGGATGCCAATACGGTTATGGCTGAAGGGGGGATGCAAGTTGCCGTGGGATCCGATGATTCACCTGTACGGCATTACCTAGATGCCATGGTTGGGGGTCACCTTAAGAATAACCCCGTGTTATTAAAAACGCTGGTTGAGGAAGGGCCATCGGCTACCCAGTGGTTGTTGGATCTCGGTGTTCAATTTGATCGTGAGGAGGGAGAGGGTTCTCTAAGGCTGAAGGGAGGGGGTGGAACATCGAAACCCCGGCTTTTAACCTGTAAGGATTATACCGGTTTGGAACTCATGCGCGTTCTCAAGGATTGCGTGATTAATGAGGATATACAGGTCGTAGAATTCTCCCCTGCAGTAGAGCTTCTTAGTGGAACAGATGGAAGGTGTACAGGGGCCCTATTGAAGAATTTGGATAATAACCAATGGATAGTGGTGCAGGCAAAAACCGTTATTATGGCAACCGGAGGGATTGGGCGTTTGCATATTCAGGGGTTTCCGACCAGTAATCACTTCGGTGCGACCGCCGATGGATTGGCCCTCACCTATCGTATTGGAGCAAGGCTTACTTTAGCCGACACCTTTCAGTACCACCCCACCGGGGCCATCTATCCTGACCAAATGGCAGGCACCCTCGTCACGGAAGGCATTCGATCCGCAGGCGCTCAGCTTTTAAATGTCCGTGGGGAGCGTTTTGTCAATGAGTTGGAAACCCGCGATGCGGTAGCTGCTTGCATCATTCGTGAGTGTGAGGAGGGGCGCGGAGTTGAGACCCCTGCCGGACGCAAAGGAGTTTGGTTGGATATGCCTTTGGTGGATTCGATAAATGGAAAGGATACATTGGAAACACGATTTCCAAATATGATCAAACAGTTCTCAAAGTATGCCATCGATATTCGAAAAGAACCTGTTCTGATTTATCCCACCCTGCATTATCAAAACGGGGGTGTCCAGATCGATGTGAATTGTCATTCCGGTGTGCAAAATCTTTTTGTGGCCGGAGAAGCATCGGGTGGAGTTCATGGACGGAACCGTTTAATGGGAAATTCCCTTTTGGATATTATCGTTTACGGGCGGAGAGCGGGAAAAGCCGCCGCCGAGCAAGCGGGGCAGATGAAACATGGGGAAATGACTTTAGGTCATTTAAAAAAATTCCGGGAAACGGCGAAGAAAGCCGGGATAGAAGCGAAGGTGACTTCCCCCAAGCTTTTTCCAGATTATGTCCGGCGAAATAAAGAAAAACCAAGCAGTTGA